The DNA region gaCTAACGGTGTCAATGTGCGCACAAGAGACAACAAAGTTCATGGAGAGATGTCAGTGGCTGAGGTTCTGGCTCGTTTGACCTTGCTCAAGCAGTCCCGCTGTCAAAATGCAGAGGAGGAATTTTGatagttattaaaacataaacagaaaTTAAGTCATTTGGATCGAGATGTTACTAAAGCAATGAGTTCATGAAAAGGAAGGATGTTCTAAGTTGGTGTACGTTGATACTGAATAATTGTGTAAGAGAATTGCCTACACAATCCATTGTTGCGTGGAAGGAAGTATGCAAATGGAACAAGTTTGTgtattgtcaaaaataaagagTGACTGAATAAATGGCCTTTAAATCtgtcatgttgttttttattaccaaaaaaaacccctgaTAGGATATGTAAATGAGCAATATTtccactttaaaaataaacccaagtGGATTTAATTTCCTGGGTGTTTTTGGTTCAGCTGTTATAAGGAGTGATCTCTATCTAGAAAGATTATGGAGCCCCCAATCAgaataatattataaaatacAGTTCAACCAAGTTTCACttggttatttttgtattttttatgtatttgacatCATtaagggaaagagacagagtaaAGATGTTGATGTTTAAACTTCTGTATAACCGATTAAGCCCTACTATAAATTAAGTAGTGTGTCTATTGTTGTTTGTGCCTTACTTTTACCTTACTTTGTGTAATGTAAAATGAAGTACAATATGCAATTTTAAAGACTCAACATCAAATCAACACTAATTCTGCgcatacattttaaacttttaactttttttccccagtgTGCGTGAAAGCAGCACAGCTCAGTGCAGCACActggccccgcccctcagcactggccccgcccctcagcactggccccgcccctcagcagcagcagtaacaaTGGCTCCTGGTCACTTATGGAAACCGGACCGGGACCGATGCTTAAAAACCTACGGAGTTGTAGTGTTATTACTTATGGATGTAGTCGTACAAGGTGTGAACGGTATGTCGGACTTTCTCGTCCTAAAACGAGTTAGCATGTCGCGTAATACGGGAAATAATGTAACTGTTGTTAGCTTGCACTGGCTAGCTAACGCTCTCGATTGCTTCTGAACTATTCTCTACAAATGTATTAATTGTAAAGTGCCAGCTTGATAATTTTGTAACTCCCCAGTACGGTACGGCTGAAACCTAATAATAGTACTAtctaaatgccatattgtgtcgCGTCCACACAAACCTCGCGTTTGGAGACAGAGGTCTTATTTTGGAGCATTCAGGATGTCACAAATTGTAACTTTCTGTTTAATTGTCAGGTTATTTGAGATCTTCACATGTTGGTCCAGAGCCTCCTTACACCAGGGATACTCAGCACGGGCCGGTGATAACCAGTCCAGTGGTGCCCGCTGCTGCATCAGGTATGTTATTGAAATACTAATggttaaaccagtggttctttaccttgttggaggtactgaaccccaccagtttcatatgcacattcaccgaacccttctttattgaaaaataaaatattatttttttcaaattcaagatatgtgtgttttactggtgcacaaaatgaaccgtgcattaacatcactgttcaaagaataaaaccagtacaatgcatgaactcacaacaaattacatacatacctttttacaaagacttgacttttttaatactaccaccctgaagttattttattttttaaccttatgtattccaataatcaacttattgtatttatgctatttattatttttaacatttgaacacacatccatcacctaatttccaccaggcttgaataataatgaatatttactgcaaatcagtgtgacttctgctgttgcctttgagagaccagttcagaaatgcatggttTCACCTTGGCCACCCttatgtcattttcacagcaaagtctgttccttttcttcgtttttatgacattttatgtttttatgccgtttgaacggctcatttaagtcagGCGGGTACTTtgataggcacatcaaagggtgcatttgtcgaattgagACATGGTCAGCGTCTGGAGACGTTCACAGTCCACGAATCAtatgacctccgccgaacccctgagactgactcaccgaacccctagggttcgatcgaacccaggttaagaaccactgggtTAAACTAACTAGGCAGACTATTTAAACTAGGGGTGTTGTCGACCCATATTCAGTACAAGGTAGTGTTTTGATAGTTTTGCctcctgtttttaaatgcacTGTAGATCCTGTCAAATGAGctatgacatgttttttttaattattgctattattattattgttggtGTTGTGGTTGCCATCTTGCAGTGTCACCTCCCGAAGAAGAAAACTACATTGCCAAATGTCCAAGTGGTGGTCTATGCAGTCAGCTGCCAGCTGATTGTATAAACTGTAATTATCAACACAACTGCACATATGGGAAACCAGCCTCATTCCAATGCAAACCTAAAAAGGGTGTCCACTGTATTGTGAGTAAATCTTAATTGATTTCATCCATTCCACAGAAAGTATTGCATAAGACTATTGTTAATGTGTTAGGACTGGGCAAAATGACAATGAAATCGAATTGTGATCTGATCCCTGTAAAAATCTTCTATTTTGTTGTTCATCATattttcattcagtgtttttctgtCTAACTCGGCACTATGCTCCAACACAGACACTTTTGCCAATAATCTTATTCAATGAGGACAGGTGGATtaatcacagtgaagtatgaACTCTTAGAAGAAGCTGGTAGATGTTATCTCTCAAAGCAAAAACTGCACAAACTGCACAAACCTGAATCCTGATAGAATCAAAACTGTGATGTGATTTTGGTTGCAGAAAATCATGGTACATTGTTTGCACATATTGACCCACCCCTTTAACGTCTTTGTTTTGCCTTTCAGGGTGAGACTGGACAGCAGCAAACCAACTTCTCTCTGTCTATCACCTGTCAATTCTGTTGGCAGCTTGACCCATTGCTTTACCGCTGCTCTAACTCAACCAACTGTATGactgtgtcttgcccaaggaaacgCTACAATGCCACCTGCAATGTTTTGGAACATATACATTGTTTAGGTAAAgtagaaaatgaaattaaactgTCAAATAATGTACGTACTCATctcagatttgttttgtttttcattatgtgcttgcattattattattttcatattttcatcattttttttttactttattgctTATTCAGGTAAAAGACATTTTCAGAAACGGTTATTTTGTAACTGGACAGGAGGATACAAATGGTCAACGGCACTCGCTCTGAGGTATTGTATTGgctgcaaaattaaaataatggtTACTGTTATGGCATTGCAAATTTAATATCATTTTCTGTGATCTATTTTTGCAGCATTACACTTGGAGGATTTGGGGCAGATCGGTTTTATCTAGGCCAGTGGAGAGAGGGTTTGGGCAAACTGTTTAGCTTTGGAGGCCTGGGTATTTGGACATTAATAGATGTTCTTCTGATTGGTGTTGGTTATGTGGGACCAGCTGATGGTTCTTTGTATATCTGAAACATGGTTAGATGCTCTGGCCGTTTTTCCTCTGGTGGCTTCACCATCTTTAAGACTTAAGATGCTGTGATCTTAGCACATTCGCCTGCCCAATCTTGCTGTGCAACACGTCCTCATCCCATCTGCTGTCAGGCAGGAAGTGTTTAGCTCTTCGCATCAACGATAACTCTACCCACACATGCTTCAGATTGAGCTCCATCTCTGTATCTACCTTGTGGTGTCTTGCTGTTGTTGATGGAGTTATTCACGAAGACGACAGagagacatttattttgtgtgtctgtctggTAGATTGGACTCATGCGGCGATATTGGTTTGGTTTCCTGTGGAGCTGAGCTCTGGGAGATTAGTTTGCACCTCAGAGGCAAGGGTTTTCCTTATTTATAGGTAAATGTATGGGATGGGGGGGGGTTTCCATGGATACCATGAGCTTGGTTGTTTATGCTCAATGCCGTGaaaaagtatgtattttttttgtcctgAAAGATACATTAAGGTCAACTATCTTCAAGTACTGGAAGGCGTAGTA from Periophthalmus magnuspinnatus isolate fPerMag1 chromosome 3, fPerMag1.2.pri, whole genome shotgun sequence includes:
- the tm2d3 gene encoding TM2 domain-containing protein 3, with the protein product MAPGHLWKPDRDRCLKTYGVVVLLLMDVVVQGVNGYLRSSHVGPEPPYTRDTQHGPVITSPVVPAAASVSPPEEENYIAKCPSGGLCSQLPADCINCNYQHNCTYGKPASFQCKPKKGVHCIGETGQQQTNFSLSITCQFCWQLDPLLYRCSNSTNCMTVSCPRKRYNATCNVLEHIHCLGKRHFQKRLFCNWTGGYKWSTALALSITLGGFGADRFYLGQWREGLGKLFSFGGLGIWTLIDVLLIGVGYVGPADGSLYI